One genomic segment of Clostridium estertheticum subsp. estertheticum includes these proteins:
- a CDS encoding inorganic phosphate transporter, producing the protein MLSSSIIVVVIILALIFDFINGFHDTANSIATSIGTKVLTPMQALGMAAVLNFVGAMLHTEVAKTIGTGIINNGIATPQIVAIALVGAIIWNLITWYYAIPSSSSHALVGGLLGASITTHKLDFSVVNWKGFVDKIIIPLISSPIIGLVFGFLFMFLLTWLFHKATHKKVNGVFKKLQICSAALMAYSHGSNDAQKSMGVITMALIAGGFLNATNFAIPLWVKVSCALAMSLGTMVGGWKIIKTMGVNMIKLEPIDGFAAETAAALTIQAATALGAPVSTTHVITSAIMGVGSCKRLSAVRWSLARTILVAWVLTIPCSALISSVIALVFYR; encoded by the coding sequence ATGCTTAGTTCATCAATTATAGTTGTTGTAATAATATTAGCTCTTATCTTTGATTTTATAAATGGATTTCATGATACAGCTAATTCTATTGCTACATCTATTGGTACTAAAGTACTTACACCTATGCAAGCATTGGGAATGGCTGCAGTACTGAATTTTGTTGGTGCTATGTTACATACAGAAGTTGCAAAAACAATAGGAACTGGAATAATAAATAATGGTATAGCTACTCCTCAAATTGTAGCTATAGCATTAGTAGGAGCTATTATTTGGAACCTAATAACTTGGTATTATGCTATCCCTAGTTCTTCTTCGCATGCACTTGTTGGTGGACTTTTAGGTGCATCCATAACTACTCATAAACTTGATTTTTCTGTAGTTAATTGGAAAGGGTTTGTTGATAAAATAATAATCCCACTTATATCCTCACCAATAATAGGACTTGTATTTGGATTTTTATTTATGTTTTTGCTTACATGGTTATTCCATAAAGCAACTCATAAAAAAGTTAATGGTGTGTTTAAAAAATTACAAATTTGTTCTGCTGCTTTAATGGCATATAGCCATGGTTCAAATGATGCTCAAAAATCTATGGGTGTTATAACTATGGCACTAATTGCTGGTGGCTTTTTAAATGCTACTAACTTTGCTATACCATTGTGGGTAAAAGTTTCTTGTGCTTTAGCAATGTCACTCGGTACAATGGTAGGTGGTTGGAAAATAATAAAAACCATGGGTGTTAATATGATAAAGCTAGAGCCAATTGATGGATTTGCAGCAGAAACTGCAGCTGCACTTACTATTCAAGCAGCTACTGCATTAGGTGCACCGGTGAGCACAACGCATGTAATAACTAGTGCAATAATGGGTGTGGGGTCCTGTAAACGGCTTTCTGCCGTTAGATGGAGCCTTGCGAGAACTATACTTGTTGCATGGGTTTTAACTATTCCGTGTAGTGCCCTTATATCGTCAGTAATTGCACTTGTATTTTATAGGTAA
- a CDS encoding TIGR04540 family protein — MRKIYKNPKELGTCLKDLVDFYLDDVIEYDKLKEKIIILANANEDKLSKEGFIPIKISNILGESRVAIIKKILSEKQN, encoded by the coding sequence ATGAGAAAAATTTATAAGAACCCAAAAGAATTAGGAACATGTTTAAAAGATTTAGTAGATTTTTATTTAGATGATGTTATAGAATATGATAAGCTAAAAGAAAAAATAATTATATTAGCCAATGCTAACGAGGATAAACTTTCTAAGGAAGGCTTTATTCCTATAAAAATTTCTAATATACTAGGTGAATCTAGAGTAGCTATTATTAAGAAAATATTATCTGAAAAACAAAATTAA
- a CDS encoding DUF47 domain-containing protein: protein MFNFKPQDNLFFELFSKGAEIFNSSAKELKLLMNELDNPNERLEKLVKLEHEGDLVTHELIEYTKKMFITPLDREDIFNITKGIDNITDSIESTAHLFYMYNVTSATPEAIELVDKLVVVASDLVKVILELKSLRKSTILVDKIIDINTLENEADLIYRKAMRKLFENPEDILFVMKWKDLYHYLEDSIDACETLANEIRGVGMKYA, encoded by the coding sequence ATGTTTAATTTTAAACCACAAGACAATTTGTTTTTTGAGCTTTTCTCGAAGGGAGCTGAAATATTTAATAGTTCCGCAAAAGAGCTAAAATTGTTAATGAATGAACTCGATAATCCTAATGAAAGATTAGAGAAACTAGTAAAGCTTGAGCATGAAGGCGACCTTGTAACCCATGAATTGATTGAATATACTAAGAAAATGTTTATAACTCCATTAGACAGAGAAGATATATTTAATATAACAAAAGGAATAGACAATATTACTGATAGTATTGAATCTACAGCCCATTTGTTCTATATGTATAATGTGACCTCGGCTACTCCAGAAGCTATTGAACTTGTTGATAAACTTGTAGTTGTCGCATCAGACCTTGTTAAAGTGATTCTAGAATTAAAATCTCTTCGCAAAAGCACTATCTTAGTGGATAAAATCATCGATATAAACACTTTGGAAAACGAAGCTGATTTAATTTACAGAAAAGCGATGAGAAAACTATTCGAAAATCCCGAAGATATTTTATTCGTAATGAAATGGAAAGATTTATACCATTACCTAGAAGATAGCATTGATGCTTGTGAAACACTTGCAAATGAAATCCGAGGAGTTGGTATGAAATATGCTTAG
- the deoD gene encoding purine-nucleoside phosphorylase has product MIPTPHIEVKEKGIIAKTVLMPGDPLRAKFIAETFLENVIRFNTVRNIFGYTGTYKGRKISVMASGMGMPSIGIYSYELFDFYEVENIIRIGSCGAYTTDLKLYDVILCTQAWSESTYAKVQSGYDKDTIDASSLLNNKLEKIADDLGIIVHKEKIHSSDVFYSKNLDSYKEIYEKHGCTCVEMESFALFSNAKVLNKKAACLLTVSDNLVTHELTTSKERQQSFTNMIEIALEMAE; this is encoded by the coding sequence ATGATACCTACACCACATATTGAAGTAAAGGAAAAGGGAATTATTGCAAAAACAGTATTAATGCCAGGGGATCCATTACGTGCAAAATTTATTGCAGAGACTTTTTTGGAAAATGTTATTAGATTTAATACTGTGCGAAATATATTCGGATACACTGGTACATATAAGGGACGTAAAATTTCTGTAATGGCTAGTGGCATGGGTATGCCGAGTATCGGTATCTACTCATATGAGCTATTTGATTTTTATGAGGTAGAAAATATTATACGTATTGGTTCTTGTGGTGCTTACACTACTGATTTGAAATTATATGATGTAATCTTATGTACGCAGGCTTGGAGTGAATCTACGTATGCAAAAGTTCAAAGTGGATATGATAAAGATACTATTGATGCATCCTCTTTACTTAATAATAAGTTAGAAAAAATTGCAGATGATTTAGGAATTATAGTACACAAAGAAAAAATACATTCTTCGGATGTATTTTATAGTAAAAATCTTGATAGTTATAAGGAGATTTATGAAAAGCACGGTTGTACTTGCGTAGAAATGGAATCCTTTGCTTTATTTAGTAATGCAAAAGTATTAAACAAGAAAGCAGCTTGTTTATTAACAGTATCAGACAATTTAGTAACTCATGAGTTAACCACTTCTAAAGAAAGACAACAATCATTCACGAATATGATAGAAATAGCTTTAGAGATGGCAGAATAA
- the pulA gene encoding type I pullulanase translates to MNFWNRNNKRNTLIIFITTVLVTTGFLFILTNIHTFAQSDKTKIIIHYARNADNNSKWKMWLWPDKKDGNKFDFTSKDSFGQIGETEFGGDLNKVGFIIYTNEWKKDTDDDRFIEKFKNGVGEVWINGGDPKIYYSLAEATKLKVKIIPGKTINKPNKFVSAKLDDLKTINIETNVSFPFVSADAQGFIVKSNGKTLKINKITSSKVIGGFTTVANIELSENVNLNQTITISKTAFPEKEIAFGNVMQSASFEKMFSYEGNDLGNTYSTSKTSFKVWAPTATEVKLVTYEHWNDKTGTEIKMKKSEKGTWSFDLNGNQSGIFYTYKVNIKGVWNEAVDPYARSVSANGDKGAVVDLKKTDPTIWKPNEKPDFSNLTDAIIYELHVRDFSIDTNSGIKNKGKFLAFTEMGTKGIDGNSTGIDYIKALGVTHVELMPIFDYSTINETSNKAQFNWGYNPKNYNAPEGSYSTNPYNPTTRVKELKQAVQALHDNGLRVNVDVAYDHMYSGINSNFNKIVPGYYFRTNSNESGYGNTIASENVMARKFIVDSVIYWAKEYNLDGFKFDQMGLIDLKTMNEIRKKLSSINPSILVLGDGSDKGTTVSPDVKANKQNASKLTEITQFNDEIRDGLSGSVFLPKAKGFINGALQKETAIKKGMVGGIDYSNIIETYGNIEPVQIANYTESHANNTLWDKLLLTNPKDSDEIRTKMHKMADSMILTSQGIPFFQAGQEFLRTKAGVKNSYKATDNVNKIDWTRESKNIETVDYFKGLIELRKAHPAFRMTSADMIKKNLKFLVVPENVVAYEMNYNANMDSWAHIVVAYNANREEKTIKLSNNGTWNIVVDGDKAGVKTIKQFNGEYLVVPALSSIVAYYESENIFTSLTFRTYIILALGVVACIMFFLKKRKKI, encoded by the coding sequence ATGAACTTTTGGAACAGGAATAACAAAAGAAATACTTTAATTATTTTTATTACAACTGTTTTAGTTACGACAGGATTTCTTTTTATATTGACAAATATCCACACCTTTGCACAGAGTGATAAAACAAAGATAATTATTCATTATGCTAGAAATGCAGACAATAATTCAAAATGGAAGATGTGGTTGTGGCCCGATAAAAAAGATGGAAATAAGTTTGATTTCACTAGTAAAGATTCATTTGGCCAGATTGGTGAAACTGAGTTTGGTGGAGACCTTAATAAAGTAGGTTTTATAATTTACACAAATGAGTGGAAAAAAGATACAGACGATGATAGATTTATTGAAAAATTCAAGAATGGTGTAGGGGAAGTTTGGATTAATGGTGGAGACCCTAAAATATACTATTCTTTAGCTGAAGCAACCAAATTAAAAGTTAAGATTATACCTGGTAAGACTATAAATAAACCCAATAAATTTGTAAGTGCAAAATTAGATGATTTGAAAACAATAAACATAGAAACTAATGTATCATTTCCATTTGTCTCAGCTGACGCTCAAGGCTTTATAGTTAAATCAAATGGAAAAACTCTAAAAATAAATAAAATAACAAGTTCAAAAGTAATTGGTGGTTTTACAACAGTTGCTAATATAGAACTTAGTGAAAATGTAAATTTAAATCAAACTATTACAATCTCAAAGACGGCTTTTCCAGAAAAGGAAATAGCATTTGGTAATGTAATGCAAAGTGCTAGTTTTGAAAAAATGTTTTCTTATGAAGGAAATGATTTGGGTAACACTTATTCTACTAGCAAAACGAGCTTTAAAGTCTGGGCACCGACTGCAACTGAGGTCAAGCTAGTAACCTATGAACATTGGAATGATAAAACTGGAACTGAAATCAAAATGAAGAAGAGTGAAAAGGGAACATGGTCTTTTGATCTAAATGGAAATCAAAGTGGTATATTTTATACTTATAAAGTTAATATTAAAGGCGTTTGGAATGAGGCTGTGGATCCTTATGCACGTTCTGTATCTGCAAATGGTGATAAGGGTGCTGTGGTAGATCTTAAGAAAACAGACCCTACTATATGGAAACCAAATGAAAAACCTGATTTTTCAAATTTAACTGATGCAATTATATACGAACTGCATGTTAGAGATTTTTCCATAGACACTAACAGTGGTATAAAAAATAAAGGAAAATTCCTAGCATTTACTGAAATGGGCACAAAGGGAATTGATGGTAACTCGACAGGAATTGATTACATAAAAGCCTTAGGCGTAACACATGTGGAGCTTATGCCCATATTCGATTACTCTACTATAAATGAAACTTCAAATAAAGCACAATTTAATTGGGGTTACAATCCAAAAAATTACAATGCACCTGAAGGAAGTTATTCAACTAACCCATATAACCCAACCACACGAGTTAAAGAATTAAAACAAGCAGTACAAGCCCTTCATGATAATGGATTAAGGGTAAACGTGGATGTAGCTTATGACCACATGTACAGCGGTATTAATTCTAATTTCAATAAAATAGTACCTGGGTACTATTTTAGAACTAATTCAAATGAAAGTGGTTATGGAAATACAATAGCTTCTGAAAATGTTATGGCAAGAAAATTCATTGTTGATTCAGTTATCTATTGGGCAAAAGAATATAATTTAGATGGATTTAAATTTGATCAGATGGGTCTTATTGATCTAAAGACGATGAATGAAATTAGAAAAAAACTAAGCAGTATAAATCCTTCTATTCTCGTTTTAGGAGATGGATCAGATAAGGGAACTACCGTTTCACCAGATGTAAAAGCAAATAAACAAAATGCAAGTAAACTTACTGAAATAACACAATTCAATGATGAAATAAGAGATGGCCTAAGTGGAAGTGTTTTTTTACCAAAAGCAAAAGGTTTCATTAATGGTGCACTTCAAAAAGAGACAGCTATAAAAAAAGGAATGGTTGGAGGCATAGATTACTCTAATATTATAGAGACTTATGGTAATATAGAACCTGTACAAATTGCTAATTATACTGAATCTCACGCTAATAATACCTTATGGGATAAGCTCCTTTTAACAAATCCCAAGGATAGTGATGAAATAAGAACAAAAATGCACAAAATGGCAGATTCTATGATTCTTACTTCACAAGGTATTCCATTCTTCCAAGCCGGTCAAGAATTTTTAAGAACTAAAGCGGGTGTTAAAAATTCTTATAAGGCAACTGATAATGTAAATAAAATTGATTGGACAAGAGAATCTAAAAACATTGAAACTGTTGATTATTTCAAAGGCTTAATTGAATTAAGAAAAGCACATCCTGCCTTTAGAATGACCTCTGCGGATATGATTAAGAAAAATTTAAAATTTTTAGTAGTTCCTGAAAATGTGGTAGCATATGAAATGAATTACAATGCAAACATGGATAGTTGGGCGCACATCGTAGTTGCATATAATGCAAATAGGGAGGAGAAGACTATAAAATTATCAAATAATGGCACATGGAATATCGTAGTAGATGGCGATAAAGCAGGAGTTAAAACTATAAAACAATTTAATGGAGAATATTTAGTTGTTCCTGCACTAAGCTCTATTGTGGCTTATTATGAATCAGAAAATATATTTACATCACTAACTTTTAGAACTTATATTATATTAGCGCTAGGTGTAGTTGCTTGCATAATGTTTTTTTTGAAAAAGAGAAAAAAAATCTAG
- a CDS encoding TIGR03915 family putative DNA repair protein: protein MLRYIYDTTFDGFLSVIYNCYYNKMPDCIEREDRYTFDLLFDDNIIISDLVKSNKVSKAIAQKISTDTLIHVYQSFLSEAEGIELKLLKYIQLGFKMGSIVNNYMVNEFVNEIQKYSRKVGAEAHRFLGLVRFQEFNGILYAAIEPTYNISELIANHFKKRLANEKWIIHDIKRKFGIVYENNEWILRDLKFDKLESHEGEELFYQNLWKVFHKSVSIKERKNEILQMKNMPKKYWNNLIEME from the coding sequence TTGCTTAGATACATTTATGATACTACCTTTGATGGATTCTTATCCGTTATATACAATTGTTATTATAATAAAATGCCTGATTGCATAGAAAGGGAAGATAGGTATACATTCGATTTGTTATTTGATGATAATATTATAATAAGTGATCTAGTTAAATCCAATAAAGTATCAAAAGCTATAGCTCAAAAAATATCAACAGATACATTAATTCATGTATATCAATCATTTTTATCTGAAGCCGAGGGCATAGAATTAAAATTACTTAAATATATACAATTAGGATTCAAGATGGGAAGTATTGTTAATAATTATATGGTAAATGAATTCGTAAATGAGATACAAAAATACTCTAGAAAGGTTGGGGCAGAAGCTCACAGATTTTTGGGATTAGTTAGATTTCAAGAATTTAATGGCATATTATATGCAGCGATAGAACCAACGTATAATATTTCAGAGTTAATTGCGAATCATTTTAAGAAAAGACTTGCCAACGAAAAGTGGATAATTCATGATATTAAAAGAAAATTTGGTATAGTTTATGAGAATAACGAATGGATACTTAGGGATCTTAAATTTGATAAATTAGAAAGTCACGAAGGGGAAGAGTTGTTTTATCAAAATTTATGGAAGGTATTCCATAAAAGTGTTTCAATAAAAGAAAGAAAGAATGAAATATTACAAATGAAGAATATGCCTAAAAAGTATTGGAACAATCTAATTGAGATGGAATAA
- the nudC gene encoding NAD(+) diphosphatase, with the protein MCNKENNTNYIPGVVEVLPKTNKDLYFLFCNDELLVKLENNIASIPTINELENLGMKNIQFLGSENGKNCYCGEISEDVVIPTFMFCMSLKSLTHKLPEDMFWIGGRAIQVVNWNNDHVYCGRCGTLTQNVNGERAKKCPKCGLSNYPRISPAIIVAVVREGKLLLAHNLQFPKDLYSVVSGFLEVGETFEECVVREVEEETGITVKNIRYFGNQPWPFPNSIMIGFTAEYASGEIQVDGEEIGEAHWYSPNDMPITPDSISIAKKLIDWFVKNY; encoded by the coding sequence ATGTGTAACAAAGAAAATAACACAAATTATATACCTGGAGTAGTTGAAGTTTTACCTAAAACCAATAAGGATTTATATTTTCTGTTTTGCAATGATGAATTACTAGTGAAATTAGAAAATAATATAGCAAGTATACCAACTATTAATGAATTAGAAAATTTAGGAATGAAAAATATTCAATTTTTGGGTTCTGAAAACGGAAAAAATTGTTACTGCGGAGAAATAAGTGAAGACGTTGTTATTCCCACTTTTATGTTTTGTATGAGTCTTAAATCTTTAACTCACAAACTACCAGAAGATATGTTTTGGATTGGAGGTAGAGCGATTCAAGTAGTAAATTGGAATAATGATCATGTATATTGTGGAAGGTGCGGCACATTAACCCAAAATGTGAATGGAGAAAGGGCTAAAAAATGTCCAAAATGTGGGCTCTCAAATTATCCTAGAATATCACCAGCAATAATTGTAGCTGTTGTGCGTGAAGGGAAATTACTTCTTGCTCATAATCTTCAATTTCCCAAGGATTTATATAGTGTAGTTTCTGGATTTTTAGAGGTTGGAGAAACTTTTGAGGAATGTGTTGTTCGAGAGGTAGAGGAAGAAACCGGAATTACTGTAAAAAACATTCGCTATTTTGGAAATCAACCTTGGCCTTTTCCAAATTCTATAATGATTGGATTCACTGCCGAATATGCAAGTGGAGAAATACAAGTGGATGGAGAAGAAATAGGCGAGGCTCACTGGTATAGTCCGAATGATATGCCTATAACACCAGACAGTATAAGTATAGCTAAAAAATTAATTGATTGGTTTGTAAAGAATTATTAA
- a CDS encoding DUF4317 family protein has translation MNKKELADIRKEFKLENGMIKIEEIYSVYLKKDNVQIDYEPIVHSEFDYFDRMDMDKKELFLGNFKKVLTGALDTKIFELDFQNIEDEDNSQKFLTSALKSNTKDEIESNINIIINKIAANYKYETDVVVTFIKAEYYIGSSHKNMDADESIQDSMNAFNFILSSVNKIDIPKRTLKFDYTDKEFKANSVLDSVINLNAPLEGFMFPSLSGGCSDFNKCLYYASKPKELNSAFIENVLNCGFKFTAEDEKNCFGDILKSIIGDKIKPELMQDIYANIHELAEQSCDGETPILGVIDVKNILSNCGAEIISDIETAFEETCGSKYDFKINNIVPEFNSKSIKITSEIANITLTPKDLNSIKQVRNKDGRRCLLIEIEDDIIIEGFKLETEEF, from the coding sequence ATGAATAAAAAAGAATTGGCAGATATAAGAAAAGAATTTAAATTAGAAAATGGTATGATAAAAATTGAGGAGATTTATAGTGTTTATCTAAAAAAGGATAATGTACAAATTGATTATGAACCTATTGTCCATTCAGAGTTTGATTACTTTGATAGAATGGATATGGATAAAAAGGAACTATTTCTAGGAAATTTTAAGAAAGTACTTACAGGCGCCCTTGATACTAAAATATTCGAATTAGATTTTCAAAACATTGAAGATGAAGATAACTCTCAGAAATTTTTAACAAGCGCCTTAAAATCAAATACTAAAGATGAAATAGAAAGTAATATTAATATAATCATTAATAAAATTGCAGCTAACTATAAATACGAAACAGATGTTGTTGTCACATTTATAAAAGCTGAGTACTACATAGGATCAAGTCATAAGAATATGGACGCAGATGAAAGTATCCAAGATTCAATGAATGCTTTTAATTTTATTTTATCCAGTGTTAATAAAATAGACATTCCAAAAAGAACGCTAAAATTCGATTATACTGATAAAGAATTTAAAGCAAATTCAGTTCTTGATTCAGTTATTAATCTTAATGCTCCTTTAGAAGGGTTTATGTTCCCTAGTCTTAGCGGAGGTTGTTCAGATTTTAATAAGTGTTTATATTATGCTTCAAAGCCTAAGGAATTAAATTCAGCTTTTATAGAAAATGTTCTTAATTGTGGTTTCAAGTTTACTGCCGAGGATGAAAAAAATTGCTTTGGTGATATTTTAAAATCTATAATTGGAGATAAAATAAAACCAGAACTTATGCAGGATATCTATGCTAATATACATGAATTAGCAGAGCAATCTTGCGATGGCGAAACTCCAATCCTTGGAGTTATAGATGTAAAAAATATTCTTAGTAATTGTGGTGCGGAGATCATATCTGATATAGAAACGGCATTTGAAGAGACTTGCGGTAGTAAATATGATTTTAAGATAAATAACATTGTACCCGAATTTAATTCTAAATCAATTAAAATTACTAGTGAAATCGCAAATATCACTTTAACTCCAAAAGATCTTAACTCGATTAAACAGGTAAGAAACAAGGATGGCAGAAGATGTCTACTTATTGAGATTGAGGATGACATTATTATAGAAGGATTTAAATTAGAAACTGAAGAATTTTAA